The following proteins are encoded in a genomic region of Arcobacter cloacae:
- a CDS encoding Wzz/FepE/Etk N-terminal domain-containing protein → MQNKEYIAEDEIDLKELFKTIWNKRVFILVFTAVVTGLAIAFAYTRTAIYEVKSIVRIGYINSELVEKANILETKLRTIFAVDNKQEITNDEGIVTNILAIKKVDNFLEITTQAFSNDKAIEKNKEVIEFLQNDYKYKVDEYILNVNLNIKNLEEQIKYVENVTKVEKLTQIDFLNNVELVSIENRLKFNQEKLLQYQENINEISKRRSSNDTQNMLSAMEILNYQNLILNLQNQIENLNKEKQNIISEKIPSLKRNLEFDIKNKLDSLNDKIELEKLKLANNIAKNSEIVGDLQIKDNPIKPKKSLIVVVAFVTGFIMSIFLVFIMQFINNMRKEQN, encoded by the coding sequence TTGCAAAATAAAGAGTATATAGCAGAAGATGAAATAGATTTAAAAGAGTTGTTTAAAACGATTTGGAATAAAAGAGTTTTTATTTTAGTTTTTACAGCAGTTGTTACAGGTTTAGCAATAGCATTTGCTTATACAAGAACAGCTATATATGAAGTAAAGTCAATAGTTAGAATAGGTTATATAAATTCTGAATTGGTAGAAAAAGCAAATATTCTTGAAACAAAACTTAGAACTATTTTTGCAGTTGATAATAAACAAGAAATTACAAATGATGAGGGAATAGTTACAAATATTTTAGCTATAAAAAAAGTCGATAATTTTTTAGAGATTACAACACAAGCTTTTTCAAATGATAAAGCTATTGAGAAAAACAAAGAAGTTATAGAATTTTTGCAAAATGATTATAAATATAAAGTAGATGAATATATTTTAAATGTAAATTTAAATATTAAAAATCTTGAAGAGCAAATAAAATATGTTGAAAATGTTACAAAAGTAGAAAAGCTAACTCAAATAGATTTTCTTAATAATGTAGAATTAGTTTCTATAGAAAATAGATTGAAATTCAATCAAGAAAAGCTTTTACAATATCAAGAAAATATAAATGAAATATCAAAAAGAAGAAGTTCAAATGATACTCAAAATATGCTTTCAGCTATGGAAATATTAAATTATCAAAATCTGATATTAAATCTTCAAAATCAAATTGAAAATCTAAATAAAGAAAAACAAAATATAATAAGCGAAAAAATTCCTAGTTTAAAAAGAAATTTAGAGTTTGATATCAAAAACAAACTAGATAGTTTAAATGATAAGATTGAACTTGAAAAGTTAAAACTTGCAAATAACATAGCAAAAAACAGTGAAATAGTAGGAGATTTACAAATAAAAGACAACCCTATAAAACCTAAAAAATCACTTATTGTAGTAGTTGCATTTGTGACTGGATTTATAATGTCTATTTTTTTAGTATTTATTATGCAGTTCATCAATAATATGAGAAAAGAACAAAATTAA
- a CDS encoding polysaccharide biosynthesis protein, which translates to MLLTPSPIKRILFFLISDIIISLFTLYVAYNLRFNFKVPSNFIDNFFSIFFILFSMKIVVFVYFRLYRTAWRFFSLYEVKKILIAHVIVYSIFFILFLNFKENMQPLARSIIIIDFLLSLVFITLLRLSKRIILESGKGIKYKNTLIIGANSSVKVLLNDEKNKKYTPVAIVDGSDILVGTYILNLEVFGFKDLKKVIKNKNIEAVIISKEYSQKRLVEIYEILNELKITDIKIVNTLSSGNKKELKDIGVEDLLARHPKDLDKKQIENFIKDKVVLITGAGGSIGSEISRQCALFGAKQLILLDHSEFNLYTITEELKDSNIVSVMQTVRKIEFLEKTFEKYRPQIVIHAAAYKHVPLVEDNILEGISNNIIGTKNCIDISIKYGAEKFVLISTDKAVRPTNVMGTTKRICELYAQNVKSDKTEIVAVRFGNVLGSSGSVIPKFKSQIEQGKNITVTHPDITRYFMLIPEACELVLQAASIGKGGEIFILDMGEPIKIVDLAKKMIELSGRSEIKIEFCGLRPGEKLYEELLINDSDQKTKYESITVASPTIFDIDELNQKIEELLVCEDKIAKLKEIVPEFNHQLNLQ; encoded by the coding sequence TTGTTATTAACACCTTCTCCAATAAAAAGAATATTATTTTTTCTAATAAGTGATATAATAATTTCCCTTTTTACTCTATACGTTGCATATAATCTAAGATTTAATTTTAAAGTTCCTTCAAATTTTATAGACAATTTTTTCTCAATCTTTTTTATACTTTTTTCTATGAAAATAGTAGTTTTTGTCTATTTTAGACTATATCGAACGGCTTGGAGATTTTTTTCTTTATATGAAGTAAAAAAAATATTGATAGCTCATGTTATTGTTTATTCAATATTTTTTATTTTATTTTTAAACTTCAAAGAAAATATGCAACCCCTTGCTAGAAGTATTATTATTATAGATTTTTTATTGTCTTTAGTTTTTATCACACTTCTAAGACTTTCAAAAAGAATTATTTTAGAAAGTGGTAAAGGTATAAAATATAAAAATACTTTGATTATAGGTGCAAACTCTTCGGTAAAAGTGTTATTAAATGATGAAAAAAATAAAAAGTATACCCCTGTAGCTATAGTAGATGGAAGTGATATACTCGTAGGTACTTATATTTTAAACCTTGAAGTTTTTGGATTTAAAGATTTAAAAAAAGTAATTAAAAATAAAAATATTGAAGCTGTAATAATCTCAAAAGAGTATTCTCAAAAAAGATTGGTAGAAATATATGAAATTTTAAATGAATTAAAAATAACTGATATAAAAATAGTAAATACACTATCCTCAGGTAATAAAAAAGAGTTAAAAGACATAGGAGTAGAAGATTTACTTGCAAGACATCCAAAAGATTTGGATAAAAAACAAATAGAAAATTTTATAAAAGATAAAGTAGTTCTAATCACAGGTGCAGGAGGAAGTATAGGAAGTGAGATAAGCAGACAGTGTGCACTTTTTGGAGCGAAACAACTCATCTTGCTAGACCATAGTGAGTTTAATCTTTATACTATTACGGAAGAATTAAAAGATTCAAATATAGTATCAGTTATGCAAACGGTAAGAAAAATAGAGTTTTTAGAGAAAACTTTTGAAAAATACAGACCTCAAATAGTGATTCATGCAGCTGCATACAAACATGTGCCATTGGTTGAAGATAATATCTTAGAGGGTATTTCAAACAATATAATAGGTACAAAAAATTGTATTGATATCTCTATAAAATATGGTGCTGAAAAGTTTGTTTTGATTTCTACTGATAAAGCAGTTCGTCCTACAAATGTAATGGGAACGACAAAAAGAATCTGTGAACTTTATGCCCAAAATGTAAAAAGTGATAAAACAGAAATAGTAGCAGTTAGATTTGGAAATGTTTTAGGAAGTAGTGGAAGTGTTATTCCAAAATTTAAATCACAAATTGAACAAGGCAAAAATATCACAGTAACTCATCCTGATATTACAAGATACTTTATGTTAATACCAGAAGCCTGTGAGTTAGTATTACAAGCTGCAAGTATTGGAAAAGGTGGCGAAATATTTATCCTTGATATGGGTGAACCTATCAAGATAGTAGATTTAGCAAAAAAAATGATAGAGCTAAGTGGAAGAAGTGAGATAAAAATAGAGTTTTGTGGACTAAGACCAGGAGAAAAACTATATGAAGAGTTACTCATAAATGATAGTGACCAAAAAACAAAATATGAGTCTATAACCGTAGCAAGCCCAACTATTTTTGATATAGACGAGTTAAATCAAAAAATAGAAGAGTTATTGGTTTGCGAAGATAAAATAGCAAAATTAAAAGAGATTGTTCCAGAATTCAATCATCAATTAAATTTACAATAA
- the rfbC gene encoding dTDP-4-dehydrorhamnose 3,5-epimerase, producing the protein MNYKRLEIPELILCEPKLHEDNRGFVFESFKKKSFNLFVGFEVDFCQDNISYSKYGVIRGLHTNTLDFAQSKLVSVLQGKILDVAVDFRVGSPSFGKVICVELDSVENKQLFIPRGFLHGFSVLSQDAIVNIKIDRYFAAGESIGVRYDDEYLNIDWKIPKELQILSNVDKKLLNFNDISSPFDYNSQLY; encoded by the coding sequence ATGAATTATAAAAGATTAGAAATACCAGAGCTTATTCTTTGTGAACCTAAGCTTCATGAAGATAATCGTGGATTTGTATTTGAATCTTTTAAAAAAAAGAGTTTTAATTTATTTGTCGGATTTGAAGTAGATTTTTGCCAAGATAATATCTCTTATAGTAAATATGGAGTTATAAGAGGACTTCATACAAATACTCTTGATTTTGCCCAATCAAAACTTGTAAGTGTATTACAAGGAAAGATTTTAGATGTTGCAGTTGATTTTAGAGTTGGAAGTCCTAGCTTTGGAAAAGTTATTTGTGTAGAGCTTGATAGTGTAGAAAATAAACAGTTATTTATTCCAAGAGGATTTTTGCATGGTTTTTCAGTTTTAAGCCAAGATGCTATTGTAAATATAAAAATAGATAGATATTTTGCAGCAGGTGAGAGCATTGGGGTTAGATATGATGATGAATATTTAAATATTGACTGGAAAATACCAAAAGAGTTACAAATATTATCAAATGTGGATAAAAAGTTATTAAATTTCAATGATATTTCATCGCCATTTGATTATAATAGCCAACTTTATTAA
- a CDS encoding ABC transporter substrate-binding protein — MKKTILLFLILCTVLSKSILANTQKVSLQLEWKHQFEFAGFYAAVEKGYYEDIGIELEIKEFHDGINISQDVLNGKSTFGISSSALILERLNNKPVVLIASYFKQNALALVTKPEIKSPNDLKNKKIMALDWEMGHTSLGVMLKDFGISKNDYDLVLHDYKIDKFINGEVDAMSIFTTSQPYELDKLGIDYNILNPANFGIYSYDVELFTSEDIINKYPKMVEDFVNATNKGWEYAFKNKEEIVDLIYNKYSKRKTKEALLYEANQTEQIFKTNIFKIGAIAPELIKLNADMYANLGLVEKNLKIGDLLDGYYKKRNPHPLVELSEDENEYLKNNPKIKVHNESNWPPYNYNTNQTPKGFSIDYMNLLASKLGIQIEYISGFSWDEYIEKLKNNEIDVMLNISKTPQREDFFSFTTSYAKSIDTVFTKKNSNLKNLDDFDGKTIAVIKGFYEEELLKKYYPNIKLLTVEDSIEALKKVAFDEAQGAIDSFAVGNYYIQNNLISNLKPAFEIEDKRFNLEMHLATNKNNEILRDILEKTKAKITEEEIFNLKKKWMDEKVYLNNSNIYLTQIEQNYLNNKKEITMCVDPDWEPFEKINENKEHEGIAADLIAIISKKLNIEIKLIPTKNWEETLKFSKEKKCDILSFLNETPKRKEWLNFTNPIFEDPNVIVGRIETNEIKDLSKVKASIALPKGTAMYERFEKDFPNMMIIPVNSEEEAFSLVEQKKADLTLRSLIITAYTIKEKGLFNLKILHQPKNYENFLRIGVIKDEEILVGILNKAIEQITSDEIQTIVNKWVSIKYQKAADYTYFWVFFALTSVLIFFFLYRQYLLKHANNHLQKEVIKRTRQLESSNESLKQKRDELHNLNKNLELKIKEEVEKNRLIQEKLFKADKLASMGEMISNIAHQWRQPLSVISTLATGVKLQKEFDTLSDKELILNMDLINKNAQYLSETINDFKNFIKGDRNLQNYNLSSTITNFIHLVESSIKNSNIRMVLDLDDDIFINGYPNELIQCFINIFNNSKDAYEETNQKNPLFFIETKKQNNQVIIKIKDNAQGIPQNIISKIYEPYFTTKHKSQGTGLGLHMTYKLITDGINGKIDAKNVSFEFEDKTEKGVEFKIIIDL; from the coding sequence ATGAAAAAGACTATCCTACTATTTTTAATATTATGCACTGTTTTAAGTAAATCTATTTTAGCAAATACTCAAAAAGTATCCCTTCAACTAGAATGGAAACATCAATTTGAATTTGCTGGGTTTTATGCTGCTGTTGAAAAAGGTTATTATGAAGATATTGGAATTGAGCTTGAAATTAAAGAATTTCATGATGGCATTAACATCTCTCAAGATGTTTTAAATGGAAAATCTACTTTTGGTATCTCTTCTTCTGCTTTAATTTTAGAAAGGCTTAACAACAAACCTGTTGTTTTAATTGCTTCATATTTCAAGCAAAATGCTCTTGCTTTAGTTACTAAACCTGAAATCAAATCTCCAAATGATTTAAAAAACAAAAAAATTATGGCTTTAGATTGGGAAATGGGGCATACTAGTTTAGGAGTTATGCTCAAAGATTTTGGAATAAGTAAAAATGATTATGATTTAGTATTACACGATTATAAGATTGACAAGTTTATAAATGGAGAAGTTGATGCTATGAGTATATTTACAACTTCACAACCTTATGAACTAGACAAACTAGGAATAGATTACAATATTTTAAATCCTGCTAATTTTGGAATATACTCTTATGATGTTGAGTTATTTACAAGTGAAGATATAATAAACAAATATCCAAAGATGGTAGAGGATTTTGTAAATGCAACAAATAAAGGATGGGAGTATGCCTTTAAGAATAAAGAAGAGATAGTAGATTTAATATATAATAAATATTCAAAAAGAAAAACAAAAGAGGCTTTATTATATGAAGCAAATCAAACAGAGCAAATATTTAAAACAAATATATTTAAAATAGGAGCAATAGCACCTGAATTAATAAAACTAAATGCCGATATGTATGCAAATCTTGGTTTGGTTGAAAAAAATTTAAAGATTGGTGATTTGTTGGATGGCTATTATAAAAAAAGAAATCCACATCCTTTAGTAGAATTAAGTGAAGATGAAAATGAATACCTAAAAAATAATCCAAAAATAAAAGTTCACAACGAGTCAAACTGGCCACCATATAACTACAACACAAATCAAACTCCAAAAGGTTTCTCTATAGATTATATGAATCTTTTAGCCTCAAAACTTGGAATACAAATAGAGTATATTTCAGGTTTTAGTTGGGATGAATATATAGAAAAACTAAAAAATAATGAAATAGATGTGATGTTAAACATCTCAAAAACACCTCAAAGAGAAGATTTTTTTAGTTTTACGACAAGTTATGCAAAATCAATAGATACAGTTTTTACAAAGAAAAATTCAAATCTTAAAAATTTAGATGATTTTGATGGAAAAACAATAGCTGTAATAAAAGGTTTTTATGAAGAAGAGTTATTAAAAAAATACTACCCAAACATAAAACTATTAACTGTGGAAGATAGTATTGAAGCTTTAAAAAAAGTAGCATTTGATGAAGCACAAGGAGCTATTGATAGTTTTGCTGTTGGGAATTATTATATTCAAAATAATTTAATTTCAAATTTAAAACCGGCTTTTGAAATAGAAGATAAAAGATTTAATTTAGAGATGCATTTAGCAACAAATAAAAACAATGAAATTTTAAGAGATATCCTAGAAAAAACAAAAGCAAAAATAACAGAAGAAGAGATTTTTAATCTAAAGAAAAAATGGATGGATGAAAAGGTTTATTTAAATAATTCAAACATCTATCTAACACAAATAGAACAAAACTATTTAAATAATAAAAAAGAGATTACTATGTGCGTTGACCCTGATTGGGAGCCTTTTGAAAAAATAAATGAAAATAAAGAACATGAAGGAATTGCTGCTGATTTAATCGCCATAATTTCAAAAAAATTAAATATTGAGATAAAACTAATTCCTACAAAAAACTGGGAAGAAACATTGAAGTTTTCAAAAGAAAAAAAATGTGATATTTTGAGTTTTTTAAATGAAACTCCCAAAAGAAAAGAGTGGCTAAATTTTACAAATCCAATTTTTGAAGACCCAAATGTGATAGTAGGAAGAATAGAAACAAACGAAATAAAAGATTTATCAAAAGTAAAAGCCTCTATAGCTTTACCCAAGGGTACTGCTATGTATGAAAGATTTGAAAAAGATTTTCCAAATATGATGATAATCCCTGTAAATTCTGAAGAAGAAGCTTTTAGTTTAGTTGAACAAAAAAAAGCTGATTTAACTCTTCGTTCTTTGATTATCACGGCTTATACGATAAAAGAGAAAGGTCTATTTAATCTAAAAATTTTACATCAACCAAAAAATTATGAAAATTTTTTAAGAATTGGTGTTATAAAAGATGAAGAAATTTTAGTTGGAATATTAAATAAAGCAATTGAGCAAATAACTTCTGATGAAATCCAAACCATTGTAAATAAATGGGTATCAATAAAATATCAAAAAGCAGCTGATTATACATATTTTTGGGTATTTTTTGCACTAACTTCTGTGTTGATTTTTTTCTTTTTGTATAGACAATATTTACTAAAACATGCAAACAATCATCTTCAAAAAGAAGTTATAAAAAGGACTAGACAACTTGAGAGTTCAAATGAAAGTTTAAAACAAAAAAGAGATGAATTACATAATCTAAATAAAAATCTTGAACTTAAAATCAAAGAAGAAGTTGAAAAAAATAGATTGATTCAAGAAAAACTATTTAAAGCTGATAAATTAGCTTCTATGGGTGAAATGATAAGCAATATAGCTCACCAGTGGAGACAGCCACTATCTGTCATCTCAACTCTTGCAACTGGTGTAAAACTTCAAAAAGAGTTTGATACTTTAAGTGATAAAGAACTTATTTTAAATATGGATTTAATAAACAAAAATGCTCAATATCTATCAGAAACAATAAATGATTTTAAAAACTTCATAAAAGGTGATAGAAATTTACAAAACTATAATCTAAGTTCTACAATAACCAATTTTATTCACTTAGTAGAGTCTTCTATAAAAAACTCTAACATAAGGATGGTTTTGGATTTAGATGATGATATTTTTATTAATGGATACCCAAATGAATTAATTCAATGTTTTATAAATATTTTTAACAACTCAAAAGATGCTTATGAAGAGACAAATCAAAAAAATCCACTATTTTTTATAGAAACAAAAAAACAAAATAATCAAGTGATTATAAAAATAAAAGATAATGCGCAAGGAATTCCACAAAACATAATCTCAAAAATATATGAGCCATACTTTACAACAAAACATAAATCACAAGGTACAGGACTTGGACTACATATGACTTATAAACTAATAACAGATGGAATAAATGGGAAAATTGATGCTAAAAATGTATCATTTGAATTTGAAGATAAAACTGAAAAAGGTGTTGAGTTTAAAATAATTATAGATTTATGA